A genomic segment from Candidatus Methylomirabilis limnetica encodes:
- a CDS encoding valine--tRNA ligase: protein MTEPEMPRVKKAGYDPHGIEEHWAKVWEEAGYSKVDESLPKPPFAIVMPPPNITGFLHIGHAMNNTLQDILIRWRRMQGYNALWIPGTDHAGIATQNVVERQLQEEGRGREDLGRTGFVDRVWRWKAESGGTIIRQLKRLGVSCDWERECFTMDEDRQQAVREVFVRLYDEGLIYRGERLINWCPRCRTALSDIEVEHEDTKGFLYHIAYPLVDDPATTLTVATTRPETMLGDTAVAVHPDDPRYNRLIGCQVRLPLTGRTIPVVGDPVLVDREFGTGAVKITPAHDFNDFEAGERHQLPRIALLDETGRISGCADEAQIDPALYHEIKGVEVGRAREIVVRWLQERGLLVKVEDHLHAVGKCYRCRTVVEPFLSTQWFVSVKPLAEPAILAVEEGRTRFVPEHWENTYFAWMRNLKDWCISRQLWWGHQIPVWYCRRCDGDNILFAGRAAGTGTTTEGEEVLRIHRDAQPIVASPEPTACPRCGAHALVRDPDVLDTWFSSALWPFSTMGWPKQSNLLTRFYPTATLVTSFDIIFFWVARMMMMGLKFRGDVPFREVYIHALVRDAEGQKMSKSKGNVIDPLDIIDKYGADAFRFTLAALAAQGRDIRLSEERIEGYRHFCNKLWNANQFLARHLPLLEGSLPPVSSLSLDLADRWLLSRLHELIGSVTKALEEYRFNEAASALYQFVWHEYCDWYVEIVKARLSSNASLEQQQACGEPCRTTGVALLCLGLDTVLRLLHPFMPFITEEIWHHLPHHGTSLMVAEWPTADSGWQDANAERSMGLLMDLTRATRDLRSDLEIPSHKSIRLVLRTSSDNDDRAIDAVMPYLAALTRAEHVTSGQHLDRPSPAAVALVGGIEVHLPADDLSVFAARQQKLQRELEKVEQERAKVDKKLNNPDFLLKAPEEVVTKEREAHARLMDTRTKLLQHLERIEHLLRPA from the coding sequence ATGACAGAACCTGAGATGCCACGCGTGAAGAAAGCCGGATACGATCCGCACGGGATTGAAGAGCACTGGGCTAAAGTCTGGGAGGAGGCTGGCTACAGCAAGGTCGATGAGTCCTTGCCGAAGCCGCCGTTTGCCATTGTAATGCCCCCGCCCAATATCACCGGCTTCTTACATATCGGCCACGCCATGAATAATACCCTCCAGGATATCCTGATACGATGGCGACGGATGCAAGGGTATAACGCCCTCTGGATACCTGGCACCGACCATGCGGGCATCGCGACCCAAAACGTCGTTGAGCGACAGCTCCAGGAAGAGGGGCGTGGGCGAGAGGATCTTGGCCGCACTGGGTTCGTGGACCGTGTTTGGCGGTGGAAGGCGGAATCCGGCGGGACCATCATCCGCCAGCTCAAGCGACTGGGTGTGTCCTGCGACTGGGAACGGGAATGTTTCACCATGGACGAAGATCGCCAGCAGGCGGTCCGTGAGGTGTTCGTGCGGTTGTACGACGAGGGGCTGATCTACCGAGGCGAGCGGCTGATCAACTGGTGTCCCCGCTGCCGGACCGCGCTCTCAGATATCGAGGTGGAGCACGAAGACACAAAAGGCTTTCTCTATCACATTGCCTATCCGCTAGTGGATGATCCTGCGACAACCCTCACCGTAGCAACCACTCGGCCTGAGACGATGCTGGGAGACACCGCCGTCGCCGTTCACCCGGACGACCCGCGGTACAATCGATTGATTGGCTGTCAGGTGAGGCTCCCGCTGACCGGGCGAACCATTCCCGTGGTGGGCGATCCGGTCCTTGTGGATCGGGAGTTTGGTACCGGTGCTGTGAAGATCACCCCGGCACACGACTTTAACGACTTCGAGGCAGGGGAGCGACACCAACTGCCGCGGATCGCGCTCCTCGATGAAACAGGAAGAATATCGGGCTGCGCGGATGAGGCACAGATAGATCCTGCCCTCTATCACGAAATCAAGGGCGTCGAGGTGGGGCGGGCTCGCGAGATCGTGGTGCGCTGGCTGCAGGAGCGGGGCTTGCTCGTGAAGGTCGAAGACCACCTGCATGCGGTTGGAAAGTGCTACCGGTGCAGGACGGTGGTGGAGCCATTCCTCTCGACGCAATGGTTCGTGAGCGTGAAACCGCTGGCAGAGCCGGCCATCCTGGCGGTGGAGGAGGGAAGGACCAGGTTTGTCCCGGAGCATTGGGAGAACACCTACTTTGCCTGGATGCGGAATCTCAAGGACTGGTGCATCTCGCGCCAACTGTGGTGGGGACACCAGATCCCGGTCTGGTACTGTCGGCGGTGCGACGGGGACAATATCCTGTTCGCAGGAAGAGCGGCTGGGACGGGCACGACCACCGAGGGGGAGGAGGTGCTCAGGATCCACCGCGACGCCCAACCGATTGTGGCCTCGCCGGAGCCGACGGCCTGCCCTCGATGCGGCGCGCACGCGCTGGTTAGAGATCCCGATGTGCTCGATACCTGGTTCTCGTCGGCCCTCTGGCCCTTCTCTACGATGGGATGGCCAAAGCAGAGCAATCTGCTCACACGCTTCTATCCCACCGCGACCCTGGTTACCAGCTTTGACATCATCTTCTTCTGGGTCGCCAGGATGATGATGATGGGACTCAAGTTCAGGGGGGATGTCCCGTTCAGGGAGGTCTATATTCATGCCCTGGTGCGCGATGCTGAAGGGCAGAAGATGTCAAAGTCGAAGGGGAATGTGATCGACCCCCTCGATATCATCGACAAATATGGCGCCGATGCGTTCCGATTCACCCTGGCCGCGCTTGCCGCACAAGGTCGTGACATCCGGCTCTCGGAGGAGCGGATCGAGGGGTATCGCCATTTTTGCAATAAGCTGTGGAACGCCAATCAGTTTCTCGCCCGGCACCTGCCGCTCCTGGAAGGTTCCCTTCCTCCCGTAAGCTCCCTCTCCCTCGATCTGGCCGACCGGTGGCTGCTGAGCCGCTTGCACGAACTCATCGGGTCGGTCACAAAAGCGTTGGAAGAGTACCGATTCAATGAGGCCGCTTCGGCGCTCTACCAGTTCGTCTGGCACGAGTACTGCGACTGGTATGTAGAGATCGTCAAGGCCCGCCTTTCCTCGAATGCAAGCCTGGAGCAGCAGCAGGCCTGTGGTGAGCCTTGTCGAACCACCGGGGTTGCCCTGCTGTGCCTGGGACTGGATACCGTATTACGCCTGCTGCATCCGTTTATGCCGTTTATTACCGAAGAGATTTGGCATCATCTGCCGCACCATGGGACCAGCTTGATGGTTGCCGAGTGGCCCACAGCGGACTCTGGATGGCAGGATGCGAATGCGGAAAGATCGATGGGTCTCTTGATGGATTTGACGCGGGCGACGCGCGACCTTCGCTCGGACCTGGAGATCCCTTCTCACAAGTCGATCCGGCTTGTGCTCCGAACCTCTTCTGACAATGACGACAGGGCGATAGACGCGGTAATGCCGTACCTCGCCGCGCTTACGCGTGCGGAGCACGTCACCTCCGGCCAGCACCTGGATCGACCTTCACCGGCTGCGGTGGCCTTGGTAGGCGGTATTGAGGTGCATCTGCCGGCGGACGATCTGTCGGTCTTTGCAGCCCGGCAGCAAAAGCTGCAGCGGGAGCTGGAAAAGGTGGAGCAGGAGCGTGCAAAGGTGGACAAGAAATTGAACAACCCCGACTTTCTATTGAAGGCGCCGGAGGAGGTGGTGACCAAGGAGCGGGAAGCGCATGCCCGGCTCATGGATACCAGGACCAAACTACTTCAGCACCTGGAACGAATCGAGCATCTTTTGCGACCTGCCTGA
- a CDS encoding putative quinol monooxygenase: MLEQAVQVVARIVARSGKEDELRTLLRGLIEPTRREPGCVTYELLQNTTDPTDFTFVEEWSSGADLDAHLQSAHLRNARSRLPELTVADPDIRRYTVVG, from the coding sequence ATGCTGGAACAAGCTGTGCAAGTGGTTGCGCGCATCGTGGCGCGTTCCGGAAAGGAAGACGAGCTTCGGACGTTGCTACGGGGCCTGATCGAGCCCACGCGCAGGGAGCCGGGGTGCGTGACCTACGAATTGCTCCAGAACACGACCGATCCGACAGATTTCACGTTTGTAGAAGAGTGGAGCAGCGGGGCAGATCTTGATGCGCACTTGCAGTCGGCACATCTAAGAAACGCTCGTTCCAGGTTGCCGGAGCTGACCGTTGCCGATCCAGACATCCGCCGGTATACGGTTGTCGGGTAG